The stretch of DNA CGGCCCGCTTTTGCCGTCGGCTGCTCGACTCCTCGTCACTCTCTTCCTTCTCCGACTTGGTCGGCAGGGTGACGGTGACCTTCGCCTTGGTGATCAGGCAGAGCTGCGCGCGAGGGACATCGTCCTCGCCGTCGGGCGGCGTGATCGTGTGCTTGACTTTCACCTTGGCGGCGGTGATCGGCGTGCCGGCGGGAGCGTCGTATTCCGCTACGGCGTCGGCGGTCCCGAACGCGCTGTCATTGAGTTTGTCTTCGAGCGCGCCGACGATCCGTTCGAATCGCTCCTCGGGAGTCGGCGGCGGCGGGGGCGGCTCGACGGGCTCGGGCGCCGGCTCACAGCCCGCCACCAAGCCGAACATCAGCGCCCCCAGTATCAACGTCCCGAATCCCAGCGGTCGGGTCCCCGGGCAGAGGGCCGGCATGCGGCGTCTGCCGCGAGAGGGAACGCTCGTCTTCGAGGCCTGGGTCATCGGTCGCCCTACATCACGGTCTTCGCTATCGCGGACCGCAGCGGCCCGTCCTGCTGGGAGGATAGCACCGGGGGGAAGAGAAGACTATTTCTCTTGGCGCCCGTCGCTCGGCGTCGATCGCCGCAGCGGTCCGGACAGGCCGCAAAATCGCCACAACTGCACGCGTCGTCAGAACGCCCCGAACGGGTCTTCTTCGTCCGCCGCCTCGGCGCCCGTGTCGCTGCCGAAGGGGTCGGCGTCGGCGCCGAACGGGTCGTCGGCGCCATCGACCTCCGCCTGCGGCTCGGGGGCCTCGGCAGCTACCGCTCCGCCAAACGGGTTGTCTTCCTCGGAATCCGCCGTTGCCGCCGGCGCCCCGGCCGGCATCGCGTCGCCGGCCCCGAGCATAGCGCCAAGCGCCTTGAGCGGGTCCTTGCGGAACGAGATCGCGTCGCTGTCGGCGAAGGGATTCTTCTGCGATTCCGACGCCGGGCTCACGGCCAGCAGCGGGCGATTCGGATCGGGCAGCGGCGCCACGACAACCGCTTGCTTCAGTTCACTCGGCGATTTGACGGTCGCCAACGCCTCTAGCGGCAACTTGAAGCGACGCCGCAACGCCGCGGTCTGAGCGGGAGTCAACTCGGCGTAGTGGTAGCCAAGAGGCGATGCAGCGGGACCGACTTCCGGCATCGCCGCGGGGTCGAAGCGACGTTCCACCGCCGGCGACGCGGACTCTGCCGCGGCTTCCCCAGCAGGAGCGTCCTCCGAGGCAGCGCCTAAAGCTGGTGTGCTAAGGGCCGTTGCGGTAATGGCCGTCGCCGCCAGGCATGCCGGCGCCACGACCAAGTGGACGATGGCTCTCACGGTGGCTGCGAAATGGAACTGCATCGTCGTCGCCCTGATCCCACACGTTCCGGATAATAACCGCCGCGCGCCACCTATCCCGATAGCGCCGGAAAGCCTTGATTATAATCGAGGCGGTGGCTAATTCCAAATTGCCGGGCCGGGATCACCGGAGCAAATCGCCGCCGCTCCGTCGCTGAAAATAAAGGCCCCTGTACAGCCTCTCCCGCGAAAAAATCGGCGAGCCGGGAGCGTGAGCGACCGGAGGGAATTCGGCGCACTTCCCCTCCGGTCGCTCACGCTCCCGGCTCGCCAACAAACGCGCCTAGTTGCTGGTGATGCCGCCGGCCTCGACCTTCTGCTTCGTCTGGTCGTACTGGTCTTTCTCCAGCCGGCTGACGTTGTCGCGCGAAAGCCCCCGATCGACCGCTTCTTCCCAGGCTTGCTTCGCCAAGCCGTCTTGCCCCGACAGCGTGTAAGCCGTGGCGAGGTGGAAGTACTTCGAAGCCGTCGGGTTGTCGATGACCGCCAGCTTGAGGTCCTCGATGGCGTCGTCGTAGCGCTTGCCGGCGATCGAGATCACCGCCCGGGTGTCGAGGATCTCGGTGCCCGGACCGAGGATCTCAACCGCTTCGGTGACCAGCCGGCTGGCCTCGCTGATGGCGGAGTCATCGTCGCTCGAAAGGGCGAGCAAGTAGGCCAGGTTGTTCAGCACAACCGCCCGCCCGACGCCGGTCAGGTCCTTCCGATCCAACAGGGCGCGGTAGGCCTCGGTGGCCTTCTCATACTCGTGCTGAACGTCGTAGAGCTCCGCTTGTTGAAGCTTCAGCGCGATCAGCTCGGGGTCTTCGCGTAGGCCACGCTCGAGCCATCCCTTTACCTGCGCGATCGCCTCCGGAGACACCTCCTCGTTCTTCACCTCCGCCACCCGGAGGACTGCCAGGCCGCCCTGCACCAACTGCTCGGCGGTCAGGTCGTCGCGTAGTTTTTCCATCGCGTCGAGCCCTTGCTCCACGTCCACCCGTTCGCCGATGAACTGCGCAAGCGCCATCTGCTCGTTGACGCCGCCTAGCTTGGCGGCCAACTCAAAGAGCTTCTGCGCGCGGGTCAGGTCGTCGAACTCAATCAACCGCCCCGCCACGCGCTTGAGCAGCGGGATCTGCTTCGCGTCGATCTTGCTCGAATCGCGGGGCAACATCCCGATCACCGCCTGAGCGGCTTCCTTCTTCTTGCCCTTCTCGAACGCCACCCGGGCGAGCATCTCGCGCGTCGCAACGTCGTTCGGCGCGATCTCCTGCAAGCGCTGGACCTGCCGCACGGCGAGGTCGATCTCACTCGGCCCGCCGCGTTGCAGCAGCATCTCGATGTAGGTGAGCTTCACGTTCGGGTCGTTCGGGTAGCGGCCGATGATGTCGAGCATCTGCTCGCGGCACTTACGCCATTCGCCCAACGCGAAGTAGAGCCGGGCCAAGGCCATCTCCGCCTCTCGGGAGAGCTGTTGGTTCGACCCGATCTCTTCAAGCAACTTGGCGGCCTTCATCCGCGACACCGGCTCGGGACGGGGCGCCAAGATCTCGGCCATCAGCGCGCGGTCCTCCAGCGACAACACGCCGTTGTCGGAGTTCGACGCGATCAAACGTTCGGCATTTCGGAGGTCTTGGTAACCCCCGCTGCGGGCGAGCAACTTGGCGGCCGTGCTCCGCGCCCATTGGGCGCTGGCGTCGTCCACGGAGATGGTCCCTTCGGCGGCGTCCTTGAGGATGCTGTTCACCAACGGGGTCGCCTTCTCAACGGCGTCGGGCCGTTTGTAGGTCGGTCCGAGGTAGAACTGGGCGATCATCCGCGAAACCCGCGCCCTTTCGGCCTCTTCGGCGCCCTCCAGGGCGAGGCGGTACAGCGACTCGGCGTCGATCGTGCGTCCCACCATCTCGTAGCAGCGGGCGAACATCAGCAGGTTCTGGTCCTCGGGCAGCGCCAGCTGGGCGCTGCGAATCGTATCGTCGGCCTTCACGCCCTCGCCTGTGGCCGCGTAGTAGCCGACCAATGCCAGCCAGTTCTCCGACGACGTGGGGTCGATCTCCACCGCCTTGGCGAACGCGACGCCCGCCTCGTCGATCAACGTCTTCTTACGCTCCGACTTGTCCGCCTCGAGCCCCGAGGCCTGGGTCAAGAACCGACCCAGCCAGAGCTGCACCTTGGCGTTGTTCGGCGCCTGAGCGGCGAACTCCTTCGCCGCATCGACCCCCTCGGGCGCGCGCCCGACCCGCAGCAGCGATTCGGCGTAGTCCGACCCCAACAGACGGAGCAGGCTTTCGCGATTGATCTTTTCCATCTGCGCGACCGCGTCGACAAAGCGGCCGCGGGCGCGGAGCAGTTTGATGTACTGGAACAGCGCCCGCGCGTCTTGCCGACCGAGTGTCGCCGCACGGTCGTAGCTCTCCAACGCCTTGCGGACGTTGCCCTGCGCCAGCGCGATGTCGGCCTGGAGATTGATCAGGTCGTTCCAATCCCGGCGCGACGCCAACGCCCGTTCCACCAGCTCGGAGGCCTGCTTGACGCCGTCGCCCTGACCGCCGCTGACGCGATACTCATTGAGCAGTCGGCTCGCCTCGGTGTACAGCCATGTCGGGTCCTCTTTCGATCCGACGAGGTCGAGGATCGCATCCTGCGCTCGCTTAACGCCAGCGGGGTCGTTCGCGGCGAGCGAGACGTTGAACATGTCGATCAAGGTCGGCAGGTCGCCCGGCTGGAGCTCGGCGACCCTCCGCAGACATTCCGCGCGGGCCTCTTCATCGCGGAGCCTGGCGAACTTCTCGGCCAACCCCTTCCAGAGCTGGACCTTCTGCGGGGTCTCCCAATCGTCGATCCCTTCCGTCAAAGCGAAGAGCTGGTCGGTCAAGTTCTCATCGTTGATCATCGACAAGAGGTCGGCCTTCTCGAGGCGTAGAATCGGCATGTCGCCAAGGTCTTCGACCACCTTGTCGAGCAGCGTCAGCGCCTTCGCCGGGCCCTGATCCGGGTCGGCGGCGAAGAGCTTCACCGCGGCGCGGCGGACGCCCAAGTTATCCGGGTCCTTCTTGTAGGCGCCGATGAGCAGCTTGCGCGCCTCCGGGTACTTGCCGCGACGCATCATCACCTCGCCACGGAGGATGTCGAGCATCGCGTCGCCGAGCTGCATCTTCTCGATGTAGTCCTTGCAGACCTCATCGAAGGCCTCCCAGTTCTGCTGGCTCTCCGGCTTGGCGAGTTCTTCGGCAAGCGCCGCGTAGATCGACACCCCCTCGTTGTCGCGGCCGGTGCGGCCGATCTTCTGCATCGTGCGCAGCCGGCCCTGCTCTGCCATCAGGTTGCCGGGCTCAAGCTGCAACGCCAGGTTGAACGCCTCCAGCGCCAACTCGTCCTGGCCGAGCGCCTCGCGACAGAAGCCGAGCATCACATTAAGCTCCAGCCCCATTGTCGGGTTGGACGCAAAAAACTGCTGGTACTTCTCGAACAGCTGGATCGCCTCGAGGTACTTCTTATCATCCATCAGCAGACGACCCTCGAAGTAATCGGGGTACGCCGACGGGATCATCTCCCCTTCTCGCATTTCGGCGATCGTCTTGCGGACGTCGTCCTTCTTGCCCTGTTGGAGTTGCAGCCGCGCTTTCTGCACCATCAGGACCTGCGACTGGTCGATGGCGACCGCCTTGATGCCTCGGTCGCAAGCCGCGAGCGCGCCCTCGAAGTCTTTGTTGACAATCGACGCTTCCGAAAGAGTCTGATAAAGCCCCGTGTCGGTGGGGTC from Botrimarina mediterranea encodes:
- a CDS encoding tetratricopeptide repeat protein produces the protein MHRYRVNLTLLIAIVVGSIAILGGSYGLYKFQKSRNANRLLDRAEAAKAEGDLKRTSELLVDYLRIKPRDEEAMADLSNVFADIAAQPKSEPVHIRNAMAQLEMTVREFPERDDLRRRLVDLYMSRRVRMLKQALDHVSQLLNRKPNDPELEVMRSECYFAANDPKAIEHAYKLIGYDKAEGEFDEAKAIAPHDAGVYSRLAYKLKSDQFEGDLANEVIDQMVEANPESGEALLAKASWLEASDKKEEAIPLVKKALELEPENTTVVIANARLALRDERPEEAIAMIEEALERDPTDTGLYQTLSEASIVNKDFEGALAACDRGIKAVAIDQSQVLMVQKARLQLQQGKKDDVRKTIAEMREGEMIPSAYPDYFEGRLLMDDKKYLEAIQLFEKYQQFFASNPTMGLELNVMLGFCREALGQDELALEAFNLALQLEPGNLMAEQGRLRTMQKIGRTGRDNEGVSIYAALAEELAKPESQQNWEAFDEVCKDYIEKMQLGDAMLDILRGEVMMRRGKYPEARKLLIGAYKKDPDNLGVRRAAVKLFAADPDQGPAKALTLLDKVVEDLGDMPILRLEKADLLSMINDENLTDQLFALTEGIDDWETPQKVQLWKGLAEKFARLRDEEARAECLRRVAELQPGDLPTLIDMFNVSLAANDPAGVKRAQDAILDLVGSKEDPTWLYTEASRLLNEYRVSGGQGDGVKQASELVERALASRRDWNDLINLQADIALAQGNVRKALESYDRAATLGRQDARALFQYIKLLRARGRFVDAVAQMEKINRESLLRLLGSDYAESLLRVGRAPEGVDAAKEFAAQAPNNAKVQLWLGRFLTQASGLEADKSERKKTLIDEAGVAFAKAVEIDPTSSENWLALVGYYAATGEGVKADDTIRSAQLALPEDQNLLMFARCYEMVGRTIDAESLYRLALEGAEEAERARVSRMIAQFYLGPTYKRPDAVEKATPLVNSILKDAAEGTISVDDASAQWARSTAAKLLARSGGYQDLRNAERLIASNSDNGVLSLEDRALMAEILAPRPEPVSRMKAAKLLEEIGSNQQLSREAEMALARLYFALGEWRKCREQMLDIIGRYPNDPNVKLTYIEMLLQRGGPSEIDLAVRQVQRLQEIAPNDVATREMLARVAFEKGKKKEAAQAVIGMLPRDSSKIDAKQIPLLKRVAGRLIEFDDLTRAQKLFELAAKLGGVNEQMALAQFIGERVDVEQGLDAMEKLRDDLTAEQLVQGGLAVLRVAEVKNEEVSPEAIAQVKGWLERGLREDPELIALKLQQAELYDVQHEYEKATEAYRALLDRKDLTGVGRAVVLNNLAYLLALSSDDDSAISEASRLVTEAVEILGPGTEILDTRAVISIAGKRYDDAIEDLKLAVIDNPTASKYFHLATAYTLSGQDGLAKQAWEEAVDRGLSRDNVSRLEKDQYDQTKQKVEAGGITSN